One Amphiprion ocellaris isolate individual 3 ecotype Okinawa chromosome 5, ASM2253959v1, whole genome shotgun sequence genomic region harbors:
- the LOC111579748 gene encoding protein S100-B-like isoform X2, which yields MEASKEPMSDLEVGMVTIIRVFHKYSGLKGKLKKAELKDLINNEMNHFIMKIQENETLDELFADLDQNGDLEIDFKEFIALIAMVTSACHDLFIPVQHNE from the exons ATGGAG GCCTCAAAGGAACCGATGTCAGACCTGGAGGTTGGGATGGTCACTATTATTCGAGTTTTCCACAAATACTCCGGTCTCAAGGGCAAGCTGAAAAAAGCAGAGCTTAAAGATCTTATCAACAATGAGATGAATCATTTCATAATG AAAATCCAAGAGAATGAAACTCTGGACGAGCTCTTTGCTGATCTGGACCAGAATGGAGATCTGGAGATCGACTTCAAGGAGTTTATCGCCCTCATCGCCATGGTCACCTCGGCGTGCCACGATCTCTTCATCCCAGTCCAGCATAATGAATAG
- the LOC111579748 gene encoding protein S100-B-like isoform X1 — MEQASKEPMSDLEVGMVTIIRVFHKYSGLKGKLKKAELKDLINNEMNHFIMKIQENETLDELFADLDQNGDLEIDFKEFIALIAMVTSACHDLFIPVQHNE; from the exons ATGGAG CAGGCCTCAAAGGAACCGATGTCAGACCTGGAGGTTGGGATGGTCACTATTATTCGAGTTTTCCACAAATACTCCGGTCTCAAGGGCAAGCTGAAAAAAGCAGAGCTTAAAGATCTTATCAACAATGAGATGAATCATTTCATAATG AAAATCCAAGAGAATGAAACTCTGGACGAGCTCTTTGCTGATCTGGACCAGAATGGAGATCTGGAGATCGACTTCAAGGAGTTTATCGCCCTCATCGCCATGGTCACCTCGGCGTGCCACGATCTCTTCATCCCAGTCCAGCATAATGAATAG